The Geobacter sp. AOG2 genome includes a window with the following:
- a CDS encoding transketolase has protein sequence MTDHSVNQKTADLLNGLRRDIIKMAEHSGHVGVALSCIDILAALYAEVMNCTPAAVESPGRDRFVLSKGHGCMALYAVLAQMGFIDRQVLATYGHNGSILAEHPIAGKVTGVECATGTLGHGLAIGAGMAAGIKLQGLGARVFVLLGDGECNEGSVWEAAALASTDKLDNLVAIVDCNGLQACGACDEVSPAVRLADCWKGFGWEVEEADGHDYRELVRTLGRPATVGKPRVVLCRTVKGRGVNFMEGDLEWHYRPVQGDDREEALKGLADA, from the coding sequence ATGACAGATCATTCGGTTAATCAAAAAACTGCGGACCTCCTGAACGGCCTGCGCCGCGATATCATCAAGATGGCGGAACACTCAGGGCATGTGGGCGTGGCGTTATCATGCATCGACATACTCGCGGCACTTTATGCAGAGGTCATGAACTGTACCCCCGCCGCCGTGGAGAGCCCTGGGCGGGACCGTTTTGTCCTCTCCAAAGGACACGGTTGCATGGCGCTCTACGCGGTCCTTGCCCAGATGGGATTTATCGACCGCCAGGTGCTGGCAACCTACGGCCACAACGGTTCCATCCTTGCCGAACACCCCATCGCGGGAAAGGTCACCGGGGTGGAGTGTGCCACCGGCACTCTCGGACATGGTCTTGCGATAGGCGCGGGCATGGCCGCCGGAATCAAACTCCAGGGGCTTGGAGCCAGAGTTTTCGTCCTACTGGGCGATGGCGAGTGTAATGAAGGAAGCGTCTGGGAGGCGGCGGCATTGGCCAGCACGGACAAGTTGGATAACCTGGTGGCGATTGTCGACTGCAACGGTCTTCAGGCCTGCGGCGCCTGCGACGAGGTTTCCCCGGCCGTCAGACTGGCCGACTGTTGGAAGGGTTTCGGTTGGGAGGTCGAGGAGGCCGACGGCCACGACTACCGGGAGCTTGTTAGAACCCTGGGCCGCCCCGCCACTGTTGGAAAACCGCGGGTTGTGCTCTGCCGCACCGTCAAGGGGAGAGGGGTCAATTTCATGGAAGGCGATCTTGAGTGGCATTACCGTCCCGTCCAGGGCGATGACCGCGAAGAAGCGCTGAAGGGGCTTGCCGATGCGTGA
- a CDS encoding glycosyltransferase family 39 protein has protein sequence MDPGEYNHPDHFDIYANAVLYHAASHLVYKQPLTKTFDDHKLLFYRISRIFVALLGTACIVAAYLIGKEFNANTGLIAALLVAIFPSYVDHSHYITADMPLALFILSVILFAVRYLKHPSHRNLLAGALFCALSLSVKYPGGLTLLLMVSVIISKHFRERTVLLKRLSETVSAFLLFLFLASPYLFLNYDKAIKAVLVNAYPIHLGADGLGWPGNMAFYATSYLDFSGVIMLLFFFLGGVYIVRKEKPYALPVFFGLFYWMVLSKVGLHWERWALPMYTCPLLVSAYGINVAHEKAVQLSRRYLFPFWCVALFLIVCKLLIASSVMTAQFTLKDTRFASYLFTQKAGIAEENTLYEGFTPFYPSNMRDGSVLNAYNTLDKNKTIRYVIVSSGLYDRYLGEIGKYHAEAEFYGKVFSLPLVRKFAPREYFSDGSYPFYLNNDLARGLAFLLDYTRDREQLFTGPTIGIYRYVPPGFLDR, from the coding sequence TTGGACCCTGGCGAATACAACCACCCCGATCATTTCGACATCTATGCCAATGCGGTACTTTACCATGCGGCGAGTCATCTCGTGTACAAACAACCTCTCACGAAAACCTTTGATGACCACAAATTGCTATTTTATCGGATATCACGGATTTTTGTCGCTCTGCTGGGAACCGCCTGTATTGTCGCAGCATACCTTATCGGGAAAGAGTTCAATGCGAATACCGGCCTGATTGCAGCGCTTCTCGTGGCGATATTTCCCTCCTATGTGGATCATTCTCACTATATTACCGCGGACATGCCTCTGGCTCTGTTCATTTTGTCCGTAATCCTGTTTGCCGTCAGATATTTGAAACACCCTTCCCACAGAAACTTGTTGGCAGGCGCCTTATTTTGCGCACTCTCCCTTAGTGTAAAATATCCGGGCGGGTTGACTCTGCTGCTCATGGTATCAGTCATCATCAGTAAACACTTTAGGGAAAGAACCGTTTTGTTGAAAAGGCTTTCAGAGACCGTTTCGGCTTTTTTGCTGTTTCTTTTCCTGGCCTCGCCATATCTTTTCCTCAACTATGACAAAGCGATAAAAGCGGTATTGGTGAACGCCTACCCGATCCATCTGGGAGCGGACGGCCTGGGCTGGCCGGGGAACATGGCCTTCTATGCCACGTCATATCTGGATTTTTCCGGCGTGATCATGTTGCTCTTTTTCTTTCTGGGAGGGGTTTACATCGTTCGGAAGGAAAAACCGTACGCCCTGCCGGTTTTTTTTGGTTTATTCTACTGGATGGTGCTCAGCAAGGTCGGCCTGCACTGGGAGCGGTGGGCATTGCCCATGTATACCTGTCCCCTGCTTGTTTCGGCATACGGGATCAATGTCGCCCATGAGAAAGCGGTGCAACTATCCAGAAGGTACCTCTTCCCCTTCTGGTGTGTGGCGCTTTTCCTCATCGTATGCAAGCTGCTGATTGCCAGTTCAGTCATGACGGCGCAATTCACCCTGAAAGATACCCGATTTGCTTCATACCTGTTCACTCAAAAGGCAGGCATTGCGGAAGAAAATACCCTCTATGAAGGCTTCACCCCCTTTTATCCCAGCAATATGCGCGACGGAAGCGTTCTTAACGCCTACAATACGCTGGACAAAAACAAGACGATCCGCTATGTAATTGTTTCGTCGGGCTTATATGACCGATACTTGGGCGAGATCGGAAAATACCATGCAGAAGCAGAATTTTATGGCAAGGTTTTTTCGCTGCCCCTGGTCAGGAAGTTCGCCCCGAGAGAATATTTTTCAGACGGGTCATACCCTTTCTATCTCAATAATGACTTGGCAAGAGGGTTGGCGTTCCTCCTGGATTATACGCGGGACAGGGAACAACTGTTCACGGGTCCGACGATAGGGATATACAGATACGTCCCCCCCGGTTTTCTCGATCGCTAG
- a CDS encoding transketolase family protein, whose protein sequence is MRDAFFSELYTLFRHDRRVVFLTGDLGYKLFDQLREHDPARVINCGIREAGMVGYAAGLAKTGLLPFVYSITPFVTLRCLEQIKIDLCYNKANVVVVGVGGGFAYGPNGSTHHGVDDIGVLSCLPQIKIWTPADPHEVRLCVREAASLDSPAYLRLGRNKEPHVFKSLDSTPDISKPALVREGTDGTLVTCGFILHETLKAAAMLNQVGIHPAIVRVATLRPFPEEYLRTIVAGGGPLLTVEEHVATGGMGQEIARIIAETGSGNRFRMLAIPMQFPDACYDRDTLLSRSGLDAQGIATAYRQLWSAACCKAK, encoded by the coding sequence ATGCGTGACGCCTTCTTTTCCGAGCTTTATACCCTTTTCCGCCATGACCGCCGGGTGGTCTTCCTGACCGGCGACCTGGGCTACAAGCTCTTCGACCAACTCCGGGAACATGACCCGGCCAGGGTCATAAACTGCGGCATCCGCGAGGCCGGCATGGTCGGCTACGCGGCGGGTCTGGCAAAGACCGGCCTTTTGCCGTTCGTCTACTCGATCACCCCTTTTGTGACGCTACGCTGCCTTGAACAAATCAAGATCGATCTCTGCTATAACAAGGCAAATGTCGTGGTAGTGGGTGTCGGAGGAGGATTTGCTTATGGCCCGAACGGTTCGACCCACCACGGGGTTGACGACATCGGCGTATTGAGCTGTCTTCCGCAGATAAAAATCTGGACCCCCGCCGATCCTCACGAGGTTCGCCTGTGCGTCCGGGAGGCAGCCTCCCTCGACAGCCCTGCCTATCTGCGTCTGGGGCGCAACAAAGAGCCCCATGTCTTCAAATCCCTCGACAGCACCCCGGACATCTCCAAACCAGCCCTTGTGCGGGAAGGGACAGACGGCACTCTCGTAACCTGCGGCTTCATTCTCCACGAAACGCTGAAGGCCGCCGCCATGCTCAACCAGGTCGGCATTCACCCTGCCATCGTCCGTGTCGCGACCCTCCGACCATTCCCCGAAGAATACCTTCGTACCATTGTCGCCGGAGGCGGACCGCTCCTGACCGTGGAAGAGCACGTCGCTACCGGAGGAATGGGGCAGGAAATCGCCAGGATTATTGCGGAAACTGGCAGTGGCAACCGTTTTCGGATGCTTGCCATACCGATGCAATTTCCAGACGCCTGTTATGATCGCGATACCTTGCTCTCCCGATCGGGGCTCGATGCCCAAGGCATCGCCACCGCTTACCGGCAGCTCTGGTCTGCTGCCTGCTGCAAGGCCAAATAA